The sequence CCTGGTCTCCGGGTCGAGAGAGCCGCGGTCGACGTCGGCCCACGGCGTGCGCACCCCGGCCTCGTCGGACAGCACGTGCAGCGCGAGCCGCGACGCGGCCACGCGCCGGCCGTCGGTGAGCGTGGCGGCCACCAGGACGCGGTCGCCGCGCCGCAGCCCGAGCCGTCGGCGGTCGTCGGCGGTCAGCGCACGGGCGGGGGAGAAAGCGGCCACCGCCTCACGGTACCGGCCCGCGACCGGGACACCGTGGCCCGGCGAGCGGTCGCGCCGTGCCGGACCCGGACAAGGGTGATGACCCCGGCGCCCAGGGTCGCTACCGTCCAGGCATGGACGGACGGATCGGGCACAACGCGATCGACCGCCTGGTCACGCGCCGTCTCCGCGGCATCGAGTGGGGCAGGTGGGGCTTGAACCCACGACCGACGGATTATGAGTCCGCTGCTCTGACCGGCTGAGCTACTGCCCCTCGGCGCCGCCCAGGGTAGCGGTCCGGGACGTCCGCCGACCGCGGCGCGGCCCCGTCGCGCAACGCCGGCCGAGGGCGCCCCGGGGAGGCGGTTGCCGACGGCACCCAGCGCGGGTCCTGGGGCTTGTGCCGGATCTCTCCCGGTTCGGTGCGTCCGAAATTCACCCGTATGCCCGTGGTCTCTCACGGGTTGCTTCTTGCACAGGTGTCCAGTTTCGGGCATAGTTCTGACTTGTCAGCGACAACGGCAAACCCTCCGCAAGGGGGGGACGCAAAGCCACGGGACCCACGCAGGTCAGCCGAGCTACCGAACGACAGGAGTCGATCATGGCGATCACCACCCCCCACACGGAGACCCCGCTGCAGCAGGGCGCCCTGCTCACCCCCGGCGAGGTCGCGGTCCTCTTCCGCGTCGACCCCAAGACGGTCACGCGCTGGGCCCAGGCCGGCAAGCTCTCGGCGGTCCGCACCCTCGGCGGTCACCGCCGCTTCCACGAGGCCGAGGTCCGTCAGCTCCTGCAGGGCGTCCCGCAGCAGCGCGTCGGCGAGTGACCGATCGCGGCACCCGCCGCACGCGTCCTTCGACGAAGGGCCGGTGACCACAGGTCACCGGCCCTTCGCGCGTCCGCGGCCGGGTGTCCCGAGGTGCGGCCCGCGCCGCGGAGCCCGACCCGGACGTGCGAGGATTCTCGGCATGGCGATGCGAGAGATCCGGACCGTCGGCGACCCCGTGCTGCGCACCCCGTGCGACCCCATCACGACGATCGACGAGCGTGTCCGCTCGCTCGTCGAGGACCTGCTCGAGACGGTCGACACCGACGGCCGTGCGGGGCTGGCCGCCAACCAGATCGGCGTCGGTCTGCGGGCCTTCTCGTGGAACATCGACGACGAGATCGGCTACGTCCTCAACCCCCGCATCGTGGAGCTCTCGGAGGACGAGTACCAGGACGGTGACGAGGGCTGCCTGTCCGTCCCGGGCCTGTGGTTCCCGACGAAGCGCGCGTGGTACGCCCGCGTGGTCGGCACGGACCTGGACGGCAAGGAGGTCGTCGTCGAGGGCACCGAGCTCATGGCGCGTTGCCTGCAGCACGAGGTCGACCACCTGGACGGCATGCTCTACCTGGACCGCCTCGAGCGGTCGGTGCGCAAGAAGGCGATGCGCGCGATCCGCGAGCAGCTCTGACCCCGGGGATCGGCGGCACGCGGCGTCCCGTCCGGCCGCGACGCTTGGCGGACGACGTGCTCGTCGTGCATGCTGGGCCTGTACGCCGCGAGAACCGTGCGCTCCGTGCAGTGGGACGAGGTCGTTGGGGAAGGCGAACCTCGAGCCGCTGATGGAGGACGACATGGCAGGTGCGATCACCCGCGGTGTGCTTTTCGTGCACTCTGCACCCCGCGCGCTGTGCCCCCACGTGGAGTGGGCGGCAGGCAACGTGCTGGGTCAGCGGCTCAGCCTCGACTGGACCGAGCAGCCCGCCGGGCCCGCGTTCTTCCGCGCGGAGCACTCCTGGCAGGGCGCCCCGGGCACGGGGGCGCGGCTCGCGTCCGCGCTGCGTGGCTGGGCGCACCTGCGCTACGAGGTCACGGAGGAGGCCAGCCAGGGCGTCGACGGGGCGCGGTGGAGCCACACCCCGGAGCTCGGCATCTTCCACGCCGCCACGGACGCCCACGGCAACGTGGTGGTCCCCGAGGACCGCATCCGCGCGGCGCTCGAGCACGCCGAGGACGCTGTCCGGCTGCGCCAGGAGCTCGACCTCGCGCTGGGCCAGGCCTGGGACGACGAGCTGGAGCCGTTCCGCTACGCCGGCGCGGGGGCTCCCGTGCGGTGGCTGCACCGCGTCGGCTGACGCCCCGGCGGCTGTGCCGTTGTCTCCTGGCACTGCCTTTGTCTCCTGTGCGCTCCTGACCAGGCGAGACGCGCGCACCAGGGCGTCCCGGTCTGCGCTATTTTGCCCCCTTCTGCACATCGGTGGGAGCGCTTCCGCGCGCCCGCCGCGACTGAAGGGACACACCGCATGCCCGAGTTCCCCGAGCTCACCGACTGGCTCACGGCGCAGCCCGAGCTCTTCGAGACCAAGAAGAAGCTCTTCGGCAAGAGCGTGATCCACAAGCCGTCGGGCGAGAAGGTCGTCGAGGGCTACCGGTACTTCCGGTCGAGCATCGACGAGCTCACGGCCGCGTTCGAGAGCGGCGACCTGGCCGCGGTGCAGGCGCTCGAGTACGCCCTGGACGAGGACGGCGACCCCGACACCAGCGCGGTCGCGCTGCTGCTCGCCTACACCAAGAACGGCGCGTTCCTCGCGGCCCAGCCGGAGGAGTACCAGGACTACGTGCCGGTGCGCGTGCGTGAGCCGCGCTTCTTCCCCGGCTCGGTCGCGCTCGTCGACGAGCTCGACCAGACGAGCTGACGGCGGTCCGCTGACGCGAGCACGGTCCCGCGCTCGGCGCGCGGGACCGTGCTCGTGACGTCGGCGGGTACGGGCTGCGGGGCCTGCGGGCGTCGCCCCTCAGGCGGAGGTGACCACCAGGGCCACGTTGTGGCCGCCGAAGCCGAACGAGTTGTTGATCGCGGCCACGTCGCCCGCGGGCAGCGCGCGCGGCTGGTCGCGGACCAGGTCGAGCACCAGCTCCGGGTCCGGGTTCGCGACGTTGATGGTGGGCGGTGCCTGACGCTCGTGCAGTGCGAGCACCGTGAAGATGGTCTCGAGCGCGCCGGCGCCCCCCAGCAGGTGCCCGGTCATCGACTTGGTCGCCGAGAGCGCCACGTGGTCGGCGTCCTCGCCCAGCACGCCGCGGACCGAGCGCGCCTCGATGAGGTCGCCCACCACGGTCGAGGTCGCGTGCGCGTTCACGTGGACCACGTCCGTCGCGTCGACGCCCGACTCGCGCAGCGCGGACCGCATGGCGCGGATCTGGCCGTCGCCGCTCGGCTCCGGCGAGGTGATGTGGTAGCCGTCGGCGGAGAGCCCGACCCCGGCGATCCGTGCGTAGACGCGCGCCCCGCGGGCGGCCGCGTGCTCGGCGCTCTCGAGCACGACGATGCCGGCGCCCTCGCCGATCACGAACCCGTCGCGGTCGACGTCGTAGGGACGCGAGGCGCCCGTGGGGTCGTCGTTGCGCAGCGAGAGCGTGCGGGACGCCGCGAACGCGGCGATGGGCATGGGGTGGATCGTGGCCTCGGTGCCGCCCGCGATCACCACGTCCGCGCGGCCCGCGCGGATCATGTCGACCCCGTAGCCGATCGCCTCGGCGCCGGAGGCGCACGCGGACACCAGCGCGTGCGCACCGGCCTTCGCGCCGAACTCGAGCGACACGTAGGCCACGGGGGAGTTGGGCATGAGCATGGGGACGGTCATCGGCAGGACGCGGCGGGCGCCCTTCTCCCGCAGGACGTCCCAGCCGTCGAGCGTGGTCCAGATGCCGCCGATGCCGGAGGACACCACGGCGCCCAGGCGCTCGCCGTCGATCTCGGGCGAGCCCGCGTCGGACCACGCCTCGCGCGCCGCGATGATCGCGTACTGCGCCGAGGGGTCCATGCGCTTGAGCTCCGGACGCTCGAGGACGTCCGCCGGCTTGACCTTGATGGTGGCCGCGAACTCGACGGGGATGCCGTACTGCGCGGACCAGTCCTCCTCGAACGGGCGGGCGCCGGACTCGCCGGCGAGCGCGGCGGCCCAGGTGCTCGTGACGTCGCCACCGAGCGGGGTGGTGGCGCCCAGGCCGGTGACGACGACCTCGGTCGTGTGGCTCATCGGTGCTCCAGTGTCAGGTGCCGTCGGTGTCAGGTGTGCCGTCGGTGCGGGCAGGACGTGCGGTGGGGACGCGGTGGTCCCCGCCGGCCCACCCCGGCGTCCGCGCGGGGCGGACGGGGCGGGCCGGCGTGAGGATCAGGACTGCGCGCCCGCGATGAAGCTCACCGCGTCGCCGACCGTGGCGAGGTTCTTGACCTCGTCGTCGGGGATGCGGACGTCGAACTTCTCCTCGGCGAGCGTGACGATCGTCATCATCGAGAGCGAGTCGATGTCCAGGTCGTCCGTGAACGACTTCTCGGGCTGGACCGCGTCGGCCGGCAGACCGGTCTCCTCGCTGACGATCTCGGCCAGACCGGCCAGGATCTCCTGCTCGCTGTACGCCATGGGTGTCTCCTTTGTCGGACGTGCGGGGTCGGACGAACGGTACAGCCGGACGGCCGCACCGGGCGGTAGGGGGTCGTGTCAGGGGAGCACGACGACCTGGGCCGCGTAGACCAGACCGGCACCGAAGCCGATCTGCAGGGCGAGCGCCCCGGAGGGCACCTGGCCCTCGCGCAGCAGCCGCTCCGTGGCCAGGGGGATCGAGGCCGCGGACGTGTTGCCGGTGTCGGCGATGTCGCGGCCGACCACCACGGACTCGGGCAGCTTCAGCTGCTTGATCATCTGGTCGATGATCCGCATGTTGGCCTGGTGGGGGATGAACGCCTCGATGTCGTCGGCGGTCACGCCCGCGGCGTCGAGCGCCTTCTGCGCGACGGGAGCCATCTGCCACACCGCCCACTTGAAGACGGACTGGCCCTCCTGACGCAGCGTCGGCCAGCCCGCGCCGTTCTGCGTCTCCTTCCAGGAGTGCGTCTGCCGGATCGCCTGCGCCTGGCCGCCGTCCGAGCCCCAGATCGTCGGGCCGATGCCGGGTGTGTCCGAGGGGCCGACGACGACCGCGCCGGCGCCGTCGCCGAGCAGGAAGGAGATCGACCGGTCCGTCGGGTCGACGAAGTCGCTCATCTTCTCGGCGCCGATGACGAGCACGTGGCGCGCGGTGCCGGCCCGGACGAGCGCGTCCGCCTGGCCGATGCCGTAGCAGTACCCGGCGCACGCGGCCGAGATGTCGAACGCGGCCGCCGGCGTGGCGCCGATGCGGTCGGCGACGATCGCGGCACCCGCGGGCGTCTGGTGGAAGTAGGTGACCGTGGACAGGATCACGGCGTCGATGTCCGCGGCGGTCAGCCCGGCGTTCGCGATCGCCTGCCGGGCCGCCGCCTCCGCGAGGTCCAGCACGTCGGAGTCCGCACCGGCGCGGGCGCGGGTGATGATGCCGGTGCGCTGCCGGATCCACTCGTCGGAGGAGTCGATCGGGCCCGCGATCTCGTCGTTGGTGACCAGGTTCTCGCCGCGGACCCCGCCGATCCCGAGGATGCGGGTGTGGGCGGGCCCGGTGGCCTGCGTGAGGGTGGGACGGGTCACGACGACTGCTCCTGGCTGCTCGCGGACGGGACGGCGCCGGCCGGTGTGCCCGCGTGGCGGCGCACGAGGTCGCGCGCGGCGTCCAGGTCGGCGGGGGTCTTGACGGCGACCGTCTCGACCCCGGGCAGCGTACGCCGGGCCAGGCCCGTGAGCACACCACCGGGCGCGACCTCGAGCAGCCCCGTCACGCCGAGCTCGAGCAGCGTGGCGCAGCACAGGTCCCAGCGCACGGGGTTGGCCACCTGGGCCACGACGAGGTCGAGCGCGCGCGCCCCGGAGGGGACCACCGAGCCGTCGGAGTTGGTGAGGAGCCGGACCGCCGGATCGCCCGGCGTGACGCCGGCGGCGGCCGCGCGCAGCTCCGCGACGGCGGGTGCCATGTGCTCGGTGTGGAACGCACCGGCGACCTGCAGGGGCACCACGCGCGCACGGGCCGGCGGCGCGGCGGCGAACGCGGCCAGCGCCTCGAGCGTCCCGGCGGCGACCACCTGGCCGCCCCCGTTGACGTTGGCGGGCACCAGGCCGTGGCTCGCGAGTGCCGCGAGCACCTCCTCGGGGTCGCCGCCCAGGACCGCGCTCATGCCCGTCGGCGTGACGGCCGCCGCTCGGGCCATCGCCGAGCCCCGGACCGCGACGAGCTGCAGCGCCTCCTCGTCGGACAGGACGCCGGCGACGGCGGCCACGGCGAGCTCCCCGACGGAGTGCCCGGCGGTCACGTCGACGCTCGTCGCCACGCCCGCGCCCAGCGGCGCGTCGGGCGCCAGGTCGAGCACGGCGCGCAGGCTCGCGAGGGCCGACGCGACCAGCAGGGGCTGGGCGACGGCCGTGTCGCGGATGGTGTCCGCGTCCGACGTGGTGCCGTGCGCGGCCAGGTCGAGGCCCGTGGCCTGCGAGGCCCGGCCGATCGACTCGGCGACGGCGGGCAGCTCGAGCCAGGGGCTGAGCATGCCGGGGGACTGGGCACCCTGACCGGGGCAGGCGACGACGAGCACGCGTCCACTCTGCCGTCCGCGCGGCGCCCGACCCGGTCGCGGCGGGCACCAAGGTCGCCGCGGGCTGTTGTGCGTGTCCTACAAACGCACCGGACCGCGCGGCGGCCCTCGGACGCCGTCAGGTCGCGTCGAGGCGGCCGACGGCCAGCGCGGTCTGCAGCACGTAGGACTCCCGGGCGTCGAGCGGGTCCCAGCCGGTGACGTCGGCGACGCGCTTGAGGCGGTACCGCACGGTGTTCGGGTGCACGTACAGCGAGCGGGCCGCGGCCTCCAGGGAGCGCCCGGTCCCCAGGTACGCCGAGATCGTCTCGAGCAGGGCGCCCTGGCTCGCGGCGAGCGGCTCGTACGCCTGCACCACGAGCGTGCGGCGCGCCGTGGCGTCGCCGACGAGCACGCGCTCGGGGAGCAGGTCGTCGGCCAGCACCGGCCGCGGCGCCTGGGGCCATGCCGCCGCGGCCTGCAGCCCGGCGAGGGCCGCCCGCGCCGACCGTGCGCTGTCCGTGAGGTCCTGCACCACGGGCCCGATCACCACGGGGCCTGGGCCGAAGCGCGGCATCAGCGACGTCGCGGCGGCGCGCAGGTCGCCCTCGCCGCCCAGGAAGACGACGAGGCGGTCGCCCTGGATCCCGACCAGCGCGTCGTCGGCGGCCCGGCGGGTCGCGCGCCGCAGGTCGGCGGCCCGCACCTCGTCGATCGCGGTCGCGGAGGTGCCGACCAGCACGAGCGTCGAGCCGCGACCGCTCCAGCCGAGCGCCGCGACGCGGGAGCGCACCGAGTCGTCCACGTCGCCGCGCACCAGGGAGTCGACGACGAGCGCCTCGAGGCGCGCGTCCCACGCACCGCGGACCTCCGCGGCCCGGGCGTAGACCTCCGCGGCCGAGAACGCGACCTCGCGCGAGTAGAGCAGCACGGCCTCGCGGAGCTCGCGCTCGTCGCCGGGCGCCGCCAGCCGGTCCGCGTGGCTCTCCACGACGTCCACCACGACGCGCACCAGGTGGAGCGTGTGCTGCAGCGAGATCGACCGGGTCAGCTCCGGCGGCGCGGACGCAAAGATGTCGCCCACCCCGTGCGGGGGCCGGGAGGGGTCCGCGAACCAGGCGATGAACGCGCTGATGCCCGCCTGGGCGACCAGGCCGACCCACGAGCGGTCCTCCGCCGGCAGCGCGCGGTACCAGTCGAGGTCCTCGTCGAGCC is a genomic window of Cellulomonas fulva containing:
- a CDS encoding beta-ketoacyl-ACP synthase III, with amino-acid sequence MTRPTLTQATGPAHTRILGIGGVRGENLVTNDEIAGPIDSSDEWIRQRTGIITRARAGADSDVLDLAEAAARQAIANAGLTAADIDAVILSTVTYFHQTPAGAAIVADRIGATPAAAFDISAACAGYCYGIGQADALVRAGTARHVLVIGAEKMSDFVDPTDRSISFLLGDGAGAVVVGPSDTPGIGPTIWGSDGGQAQAIRQTHSWKETQNGAGWPTLRQEGQSVFKWAVWQMAPVAQKALDAAGVTADDIEAFIPHQANMRIIDQMIKQLKLPESVVVGRDIADTGNTSAASIPLATERLLREGQVPSGALALQIGFGAGLVYAAQVVVLP
- a CDS encoding DUF3145 domain-containing protein — protein: MAGAITRGVLFVHSAPRALCPHVEWAAGNVLGQRLSLDWTEQPAGPAFFRAEHSWQGAPGTGARLASALRGWAHLRYEVTEEASQGVDGARWSHTPELGIFHAATDAHGNVVVPEDRIRAALEHAEDAVRLRQELDLALGQAWDDELEPFRYAGAGAPVRWLHRVG
- the def gene encoding peptide deformylase, which translates into the protein MAMREIRTVGDPVLRTPCDPITTIDERVRSLVEDLLETVDTDGRAGLAANQIGVGLRAFSWNIDDEIGYVLNPRIVELSEDEYQDGDEGCLSVPGLWFPTKRAWYARVVGTDLDGKEVVVEGTELMARCLQHEVDHLDGMLYLDRLERSVRKKAMRAIREQL
- a CDS encoding PucR family transcriptional regulator translates to MPAANAGADASGAVPPATPTSSAAPSSGTSSRAAGRSVRAGATTVHGGTPETQRRVREGAGLLAAAAMRRLDEDLDWYRALPAEDRSWVGLVAQAGISAFIAWFADPSRPPHGVGDIFASAPPELTRSISLQHTLHLVRVVVDVVESHADRLAAPGDERELREAVLLYSREVAFSAAEVYARAAEVRGAWDARLEALVVDSLVRGDVDDSVRSRVAALGWSGRGSTLVLVGTSATAIDEVRAADLRRATRRAADDALVGIQGDRLVVFLGGEGDLRAAATSLMPRFGPGPVVIGPVVQDLTDSARSARAALAGLQAAAAWPQAPRPVLADDLLPERVLVGDATARRTLVVQAYEPLAASQGALLETISAYLGTGRSLEAAARSLYVHPNTVRYRLKRVADVTGWDPLDARESYVLQTALAVGRLDAT
- a CDS encoding acyl carrier protein, producing MAYSEQEILAGLAEIVSEETGLPADAVQPEKSFTDDLDIDSLSMMTIVTLAEEKFDVRIPDDEVKNLATVGDAVSFIAGAQS
- a CDS encoding BldC family transcriptional regulator, which gives rise to MAITTPHTETPLQQGALLTPGEVAVLFRVDPKTVTRWAQAGKLSAVRTLGGHRRFHEAEVRQLLQGVPQQRVGE
- a CDS encoding ACP S-malonyltransferase; its protein translation is MLVVACPGQGAQSPGMLSPWLELPAVAESIGRASQATGLDLAAHGTTSDADTIRDTAVAQPLLVASALASLRAVLDLAPDAPLGAGVATSVDVTAGHSVGELAVAAVAGVLSDEEALQLVAVRGSAMARAAAVTPTGMSAVLGGDPEEVLAALASHGLVPANVNGGGQVVAAGTLEALAAFAAAPPARARVVPLQVAGAFHTEHMAPAVAELRAAAAGVTPGDPAVRLLTNSDGSVVPSGARALDLVVAQVANPVRWDLCCATLLELGVTGLLEVAPGGVLTGLARRTLPGVETVAVKTPADLDAARDLVRRHAGTPAGAVPSASSQEQSS
- a CDS encoding beta-ketoacyl-[acyl-carrier-protein] synthase family protein — encoded protein: MSHTTEVVVTGLGATTPLGGDVTSTWAAALAGESGARPFEEDWSAQYGIPVEFAATIKVKPADVLERPELKRMDPSAQYAIIAAREAWSDAGSPEIDGERLGAVVSSGIGGIWTTLDGWDVLREKGARRVLPMTVPMLMPNSPVAYVSLEFGAKAGAHALVSACASGAEAIGYGVDMIRAGRADVVIAGGTEATIHPMPIAAFAASRTLSLRNDDPTGASRPYDVDRDGFVIGEGAGIVVLESAEHAAARGARVYARIAGVGLSADGYHITSPEPSGDGQIRAMRSALRESGVDATDVVHVNAHATSTVVGDLIEARSVRGVLGEDADHVALSATKSMTGHLLGGAGALETIFTVLALHERQAPPTINVANPDPELVLDLVRDQPRALPAGDVAAINNSFGFGGHNVALVVTSA